The genomic interval ATTCAAATCCGGCTTTTTCCACACCGAACAGTCCAAACAGTTCGATTCCGTATGCCACGATGATCTGGGATATAACGATGATAAGCGCCGCCTTCGCAGGCCCCAGTGACCCCATACTGCGCACTACGGTATATGTGATAAAGGCGCCGATAATTCCGCCCAGAAGCATGTATTTCGGCTCCACCTGGAGAATCCCCGAAATATT from Anaerotignum faecicola carries:
- a CDS encoding DMT family transporter, whose translation is NISGILQVEPKYMLLGGIIGAFITYTVVRSMGSLGPAKAALIIVISQIIVAYGIELFGLFGVEKAGFEWKKLIGAVVAVIGIIIFN